Proteins found in one Gardnerella vaginalis ATCC 14018 = JCM 11026 genomic segment:
- a CDS encoding ABC transporter ATP-binding protein, whose product MQFVNKTEWTPASVVAKNWGWRHATRKDFVLRNVNIDINPGEHVLLLGASGAGKSTFMAGLAGVLGDETEGMEEGSLLIGGVHARDARGKVGLVMQDPDSQIILERVGDDVAFGSENLGVDSEETWNRVKLSLEAVGLDNITQGSQGLRRSTQSLSGGQRQRLALAGVLAMHPGLLLLDEPTANLDPEGVQQVHDAVANILKKTGSTMIVVEHHIDVWLDLIDRVIVIGKDENNNDSNVGCVIADGKPEDVFEKYGDMLAKGGAWVPGRTVKSFAPKHCDDEIKDEIKDEIKDTEESVALYTNDCSFGRTLPLAEHVNVAFRFGEVTALMGPNGAGKTTLALTLAGLLKPIAGSVCMMEKYVPKRRKNNLFTWKSQELLGRVGMVFQEPEHQFITSSVRDEVAVGPKKQGKNEKESYDIADSMLERMDLKRFALANPYTLSGGEKRRLSVATLLAAAPRVVIMDEPTFGQDFKTWTAMVKLIAQIRDSGSAVIMVTHDDELVKSLDARVIRVEYEKIVESAHNYSEGNE is encoded by the coding sequence ATGCAATTTGTGAATAAAACTGAATGGACTCCAGCTAGCGTAGTTGCTAAAAACTGGGGTTGGAGACACGCTACTCGCAAAGATTTTGTGTTGAGGAATGTAAATATTGATATTAATCCTGGTGAGCATGTGTTGCTTTTAGGTGCTTCTGGCGCTGGAAAAAGCACATTTATGGCTGGTTTAGCAGGTGTTTTAGGCGATGAAACAGAAGGCATGGAAGAAGGTAGCCTTCTAATCGGTGGTGTTCATGCTAGGGATGCTCGCGGAAAAGTTGGACTTGTTATGCAAGATCCAGATTCTCAAATCATTCTTGAAAGAGTAGGTGACGATGTAGCTTTTGGAAGTGAGAATCTTGGAGTTGATAGCGAAGAGACTTGGAATCGCGTAAAGCTTTCGCTAGAAGCTGTTGGTTTAGACAATATTACTCAAGGAAGTCAGGGTCTTAGACGCTCAACACAATCTTTATCTGGAGGCCAAAGGCAACGTCTTGCTTTAGCAGGAGTGCTTGCAATGCATCCTGGATTGCTGCTTTTAGATGAGCCTACAGCTAATCTTGATCCTGAAGGTGTTCAGCAAGTGCATGATGCTGTAGCGAATATTCTTAAAAAAACAGGTTCTACAATGATTGTAGTTGAACATCATATTGATGTGTGGCTGGATTTGATTGATAGAGTTATTGTTATTGGAAAAGATGAAAATAATAATGATTCAAATGTAGGATGTGTTATTGCAGACGGTAAGCCTGAGGATGTTTTTGAAAAATATGGCGATATGCTTGCAAAAGGTGGTGCTTGGGTTCCAGGAAGAACAGTTAAATCTTTTGCTCCTAAACATTGCGATGACGAGATCAAAGACGAAATAAAAGACGAGATCAAAGATACGGAAGAATCTGTTGCGCTCTATACTAATGATTGCTCTTTTGGAAGAACTCTGCCACTAGCTGAACATGTTAATGTAGCTTTTCGTTTTGGCGAAGTAACGGCTTTAATGGGACCTAATGGTGCTGGTAAAACTACGCTAGCGTTAACGCTTGCAGGCTTGTTAAAACCAATTGCCGGCAGTGTGTGCATGATGGAAAAGTATGTGCCAAAACGACGTAAAAATAATCTTTTTACTTGGAAAAGTCAAGAATTATTAGGGCGAGTTGGCATGGTGTTTCAGGAGCCAGAACATCAATTCATAACATCTTCTGTAAGAGATGAAGTTGCTGTAGGGCCTAAAAAGCAAGGAAAAAACGAAAAGGAATCTTACGATATTGCCGATAGCATGCTTGAACGTATGGATTTGAAGCGTTTTGCTCTTGCTAATCCTTACACATTATCTGGAGGAGAAAAACGTAGACTTTCTGTAGCTACGCTTTTAGCTGCTGCTCCGCGTGTTGTTATTATGGATGAGCCTACTTTTGGACAAGATTTTAAAACTTGGACAGCAATGGTAAAACTTATTGCGCAAATCCGCGATAGTGGCTCAGCGGTGATTATGGTTACTCACGATGATGAGCTTGTAAAGTCTTTAGATGCCAGAGTAATAAGAGTTGAGTACGAAAAAATCGTAGAGTCCGCTCATAACTATAGCGAAGGGAATGAGTAG
- a CDS encoding energy-coupling factor transporter transmembrane component T family protein, with protein MNKTSSAEESSSIKVKDFESLLKVSHIDVTASSKRLESERLVSPSWFIRKLNPISRFIGALLLCLPMFVTLDIVSASIAFGLDILLFAIAGVTPWYVLRHTWPVWIAASGSFISVLLYGQSSGDDIFKFGWMHISQGSLYLAICTFVRVASVAVPGVILAIGLDPTDLADGLVQILHFSPRFVYGALAGLRMFSLLQNDWRAFGLARRSRGISDGKALQRMLSQSFGLLVLSIRRGTKLATAMEARAFGSSIKRVPARKSKLTAYDWIFYVICIAVPAIALYASIQTGYWHNAFIHM; from the coding sequence GTGAATAAAACTAGTAGTGCAGAAGAATCGTCTAGTATTAAAGTTAAAGACTTTGAAAGTTTATTAAAAGTTTCGCATATTGATGTAACAGCGTCTTCTAAACGTTTAGAAAGTGAACGACTAGTTTCGCCTTCTTGGTTTATTCGTAAGCTTAATCCAATAAGTCGTTTTATTGGAGCGTTATTACTTTGCTTGCCTATGTTCGTTACATTAGATATTGTTTCTGCTTCTATTGCATTTGGTTTAGATATACTGTTATTTGCAATTGCTGGAGTAACTCCTTGGTATGTTTTACGCCATACTTGGCCAGTTTGGATTGCTGCTTCTGGTAGCTTTATATCTGTGCTTTTATATGGCCAAAGTTCTGGAGATGATATATTTAAGTTTGGCTGGATGCATATAAGCCAAGGATCATTGTATTTGGCAATTTGTACGTTTGTTCGTGTTGCATCTGTAGCAGTTCCAGGCGTTATATTAGCCATTGGATTAGATCCAACTGATTTAGCAGACGGCTTAGTGCAGATTTTGCATTTTTCTCCACGATTTGTGTACGGAGCATTAGCTGGATTGAGAATGTTTAGTCTATTGCAAAATGATTGGCGTGCTTTTGGTTTAGCTCGCAGGTCTCGTGGTATATCGGATGGTAAAGCGTTACAGCGCATGCTTTCGCAATCTTTTGGTTTGCTCGTGTTATCTATTCGCAGAGGTACGAAACTTGCTACAGCTATGGAAGCTAGGGCTTTTGGAAGTAGTATTAAACGTGTTCCAGCACGAAAATCGAAGTTAACAGCATACGATTGGATATTTTATGTAATTTGCATTGCTGTTCCTGCTATTGCTTTATATGCTTCAATACAAACAGGATATTGGCATAATGCGTTTATTCATATGTAA